In Vitis vinifera cultivar Pinot Noir 40024 chromosome 17, ASM3070453v1, one genomic interval encodes:
- the LOC100265105 gene encoding uncharacterized protein LOC100265105, giving the protein MKGGVSFLNASPIPQLLPLPNDRLSIARVYTSKRRRLRAEIELRVCVNRTCRRQGSLQTLETLSGIASPDVAVKSCGCLGRCGAGPNLVALPDGVIVGHCGTAARAAEVMMSFVAGDAQGSLAALALRKRAENELEKNNFSEAELLLSQAIDLKPSGGIHIIYKVRSSARLTMGNYAGALEDANEALTLAPRYPEAYICQGDAFLAMDQFDDAEKSYSTCLELDPSIRRSKSFRARVAKLQEKLSAASTR; this is encoded by the exons ATGAAGGGAGGTGTGAGCTTTCTCAACGCTTCCCCTATCCCTCAGTTACTACCATTACCAAACGACAGGCTCTCCATTGCCAGAGTCTATACGTCAAAACGACGTCGTCTTAGGGCGGAGATCGAACTTAGGGTTTGCGTCAACCGGACTTGCCGGAGGCAAGGTTCTCTGCAAACCCTCGAAACCCTTTCCGGCATAGCTTCCCCCGACGTCGCCGTCAAGTCTTGCGGCTGTCTCGGCCGTTGCGGCGCCGGCCCCAACCTCGTGGCGCTTCCAGACGGCGTCATCGTCGGACACTGTGGGACGGCTGCTCGTGCTGCAGAAGTTATGATGAGCTTCGTCGCCGGCGATGCTCAGGGGAGTTTGGCTGCTTTGGCATTGAGGAAGAGAGCTGAGAATGagttggaaaaaaataatttctcgGAGGCTGAGCTTTTGCTTTCTCAG GCTATAGATCTTAAACCATCCGGAGGTATCCATATCATATATAAAGTCAG GTCTTCTGCAAGGTTGACAATGGGCAACTATGCTGGTGCTCTGGAAGATGCTAATGAAGCTCTGACATTAGCTCCTCGATATCCTGAG GCTTATATTTGTCAGGGAGATGCTTTCTTGGCTATGGACCAGTTTGATGATGCTGAAAAATCATACTCGACATGTTTAGAGCTCGATCCCTCCATTCGTCGTTCCAAATCATTCAGG GCTCGGGTTGCAAAGCTTCAAGAGAAACTCAGTGCTGCAAGTACACGTTAA